TGGTTGTCATGTCAATGCAGATAGAAGGTCAAAACAGAGGAAacttctgcatttttaaaagcatcCATATTAGAATAGACAAGGCCTTAAATAAACACGGGTGGTTACAATGAAACGTTATCATTTGATAGAGTGTGGCTACAGTAACGATGAGTCCATGGCACCAAAGGGCCAGAGAGCCTGGTTTTGCATCCATGGGTAAGATGGCTGCAGAGGGCAGTAATGGCAGAGTGATCACTCCATGCACACTCACTCATTGAGGCTAGTACCCCTCCTCATTTGGGAGAAGGACGGCCCTGCCAGGCTCTCCTCCCTCTGTAGGTGCTGGCTCCTTACAGGACCAGGGAAGAAAGCAGAGACAGACGACAGTAACAGAATGAGAAAGACAGGTACGGGGGAAGCAAAAAGCAAAGGAAGCAAGAGGCGCAGTAGACAGCAGCAGCGCTCCAATACAAAGAACCAAGCGCTAGCCTTTTTCACATGATAAGAGCTGGTGTGGCATCCTCTAATGCACGTCAGtggaaaaaaactgaacagCAGCACTCAAAATCAGCTTGAGACTTAAAACAAACTAATTCAAACACCCTGAGAGAAGAGGAAGTACTTACTCTTTCTGACTAAAGCTCTTTTCAGAATGTCTCTGCCCTGAGTATGGCTTATCTGTAGATGGCATACTACTGTTTCCACATGCAgtgatgacagaaaaaaaaagagaagatgcAAGTGAGCAGGGCTTTTAAATATAGTGATCATCAATACATGGCCtatgataaaacaaaaaacaatggacatagtttgttgttttattatttagttaccAATGTGTTCCATTTCACGATAAAACTACTCCTCCATTTAAAACTAACACATTTCTCAACCTACTGACTTACTGAGTGAAACTGTTCCCTTTTGCAACTTCTTACCAAATGGTACTGCACTGGCAAACCAGGTGTTTAAAAGACTTTAACTGATGAATGTCTGCTGATAACATGCTTATTGTCCAGTGTCAGTGAGTGAGAACATTCTGGGATTTGCTCCAAATTATCAGCACTTACCAGCCATAAGTCTTTTGGGGTTTTGGGAGAGGATCATCAAAGAAGGAGtctccttcctcctcctcatcctctaGGCCCAGGTCCAGTGATGTCCTAAGTATCATGGGGTCCACCCTGCTTGCTGCAAGCCCTTCGCCGGCACCACTGGGGACCTGCACGAGAGCTCTGTTCTTCTGGGAGCCCAGCAGCTCACTGTGACTCAACAACAGCTCTCCAGCCTGTGTGAAGGTCATCAGAATAACATTAGGCCCTATAGAAGAGGTTGGTAtcaacattcatttatttattgattgtgtGGTACATTAATAGTTAATGGTTTATGAAGCACTTTAATTAAAAGAATTAGTCAAAGTATCTGTAAGAGATGTGAGTGGGAGTTCCATGCTGCTGAAGATGTACATGGTGAGAGAAATTCAGACGAAatagtgctgttaaaaggacaaGATGACATTCTCAAGTAAAATTGCATTTTGACATTTGGACTTttctgagcttttttttttttggagagagATTATTGTAGTTGGCTCACTGGAGTCAAACACTGACATCAGTTACAAGAACAGtgggctgtgcaaaagtcatttcTGAAATTGGCCCACATAAAAACGTCCAGCTATGAGCAACACAGACATGGAGGAATCCTAAAAGAAATTAATTTGAGAAAATTATGATCACTCGGCAGAGAAGTTGTCTGCTGTATGAATTGAAATGCTACATTTACTTGAGATGCAACAtacttttttctatttattatgGTCCATTAGTGCAGtagaaataaattaattaaagaaaaaagcatgccgcaaaaaataaaaataaataaaaagttagtTACTATGTAGATGActacatttaaagaaatctgcaaggcaTTCAGTTGCAGGGAAAaccagaatgtaaatgaaaagtTCAAATAAAACCAATGAAAAAATATAAGGCTGCACAATTATGGGAAAAAtatactgctgttttttttttttttttttaaggaataACAATTCATGACTGTAATTAGGGAGGctagtggtcttctcacagcacattctgaagacATTCCTTTGTTTTGAACACCTTTGGTAAAACACAGCACATTCAAATGCAACAGTGATGAATGATTAGTACACCAGTTACATCTTTTCAGAGATAAAGATTTGGTTAAAGATACAGGAACCACTGAAAGGGCATCATGAGAGCGTGTCAAATAGAGATGGCACAGATCTAACACCTAGTATCAACACAGGGCCACTACCAGCAAAGAATACTGGATCAAACACTTGAGAACAAATCTAACCTGAAATATTACAGAATAGCTCAGAGCGCATTCAAATAAAAAGCGATAATTAAACAGCAAAGCACTGAATTAAAGTTTTTAAGAAACCACACATTTCTGTGCTTTGTTTTCATCAGTCTGATGGGAAACAAACACTGATTTATCTATATGATTATCAAGCTACCTAAGTCATCACCAGTAGCAAACAGCTCCTGCTCTGCAAGTCAAAGTATGGGCAGGAATACAGTTGCAACTACAGTCAGTTTcagcttaaaaataaatgattaaaatgaatattttaaatgtatttgttgtATTCCAGAAAAGTACATTCGAAAGGAGACACTAGATTGCTATGTGAAAATATCTGCACTTCATGCATTATACTAGCAACACTTCAAGCGTTTTTCTGCATTGCTAATGCAGGAAgatttttatttctaatttctacattttataaatgtttatgcatcTGCCAATGCCAATACTGATAcgcacatgaaaaatattggatgTCGACATCACCTTACAATTCTGAAATGAATACCTCTCTAGCAAAATACAGTAACTTTTTTGGGTTACTGGAACATCGCTTCCTGGTGGGTGCTGAGATATCACAAACTGCATTGTTTTGACAGTCACCTACAGTTTTAGGCCACTCTAAGCACCAAAATTGCTAATTTATATAATAACACCCACCAGTATAGCACTGTGTAACACATGTAAAACTACtatcttttaaaagaaaaacagcagatgtaattaaaataaatttccTCAAATAGCTAGTCAGCTAACATGCTCTTGGTATCtcagttatataaataaataataagaactGGCTGGTGACTGTAGAAAGCAGTTTTTGAGTTTCATATTTTTGGTTATGCATTTCTTCCTGTAGTACAGCTGAGTGTTTGAAGAAATTGGTGTATAGCACACTTAAAGTGCTATTAAACAATCACTGTTGTCGgcacaaaaccttgcatctccaaaatgctaactttaatCTACCAGCTGTAGATTAATTATGATTCATTGTGCAGCCCTATGAATAATGGCAAGATTTGACAGTCATATCAAAAGTACTACTGATTAGTGGAAGCTTCCCATAACCTTACGTGCTTATTTATGCCTTGTACTAAATGTAAGGTAACATTAATTCATGAGCTACAGTTTAGCATCATCCAATGTTTTGCATTTGTGTACAATGCAAAAGATACAATGACagacaatgaaatgaaaacagcacagtgaatgaaacaaaaatggaccaaaaaaagaaaaaaaaaaaagctgcatatCTATATGCTTGTGTCAACGGAGAAAGTGGCATGTGCTGCAAGAGGCCTAGCGCTAGCGTTTCAGCTCATGTGCTTTACCTGAGGCCCAGGCGGCTCTTCCTGCGCTGCACTAGGCTTTATAAATCCCTTATACCTGGGTATCTgaatataaaaacagaactatCAGCCTCCCTCTTCACTTAACCAGCCCAGAATCGCACTAATCACACAGGAATAATGCACTCAAACatgccaaaaacaaacaaacaacaacaaacaaacaaacaaaaaaaaacaacgtcTACAGTGGTACTGTGCTTGTCTTTTCCCAAACGCTTAAACACAGCCAATGAGCTTcacatgcatttatttatttaatttagttatatatatacacacacacacacacacacacacacacacacacacacacacattatgtatatatatttcatagaaCAATGAAAAATGCTATGATCAGTATGTAACAATGGCATGTAGAATTGTAACACAAAAGCTAAATCTTTACAGACAGGATGTGTTCAAAAGAGTCATTACACATCTGTTCAACCTTGTCTGATtggttaatttaaaaaatatgttttttaatatGATACTACAcactttgcagaaaaaaatgacagtacATGGTAACAAATGAACAGATTTATCTTAAAAGTACTCATCAAAAAGACTTTACTATTACTTTTAAAGCTTTGCTCAGAATGTCTTTTGAAAACTCGTATCTTTCCAGACCAGCCATGATACATTAATCTTGATAAAGATAATATCTAGTGCCACTTACGTTgataaaacaacagtgtcaaTACACACTTCTAAAGAAATTACGTACTTACTGACTCATTCATCTGCTTTTGAAACTTGAAATGGCAAAggtgcattttgaaatgaaacagcaCTTAGTTGGTTGCttttaaatatcaaaactcATTTAAGCACAATATGAATTAAAAGAAAGTTTATGAATTCTAGAAAAACCAAATGCAATAATCTAGCTGATTGTCTGTTGCCATGAAACACAGTACAACAGCACAATCtttcaaactgcatgttttggcACAAAGTGTAAAATCTTGCAGACATAATACTGACCTCTACATCCTTagagaaagcagaaaaataaaagccaTGCATTTAAAACATCACTGCTGGAATACAAAATCTAATCAAAGACTCAGAGAAAACATTATGTGCAACAAAGGGTTTTGTTCTTTTCAGGGAAAGCCCCTTTggccttcatgagctgaactAAGAAAATGCGTAGTCTGTTAAGACACTAGTCATAACCATAAATCAACTTTCTAGACATCAAGATAAATGAGAAGTAGATCAGTCAGGACATACAGTATTTAATAAACTTAAATTATTCCAACAAGAAATTGATCATTTTCATGTGATTTTTTAATGCAGCAAATAATCCTGGTCTGATTACTAAAAGCAACTATTTACAATAGTAAGAATAGACTTGTAAACTAACCAGTTGCTCTAGTATACAAAACTAAAACCGCCAAAGCAGCAAGTTCCAAACATTCTCTAACCTTGCTGGTAGGTGATGAACTGATCCTGTCCTCAGAAACTTTACTCAAGGTGGGAACGGCATCACTGGTATCAGTGGTGaccttaaaaaaacaacaacaaaaacaacaacaacaacaacaacaaaaaacaaaagcacacaagGAAGTATATATATCAAAAGACAACATAATATACACttaaaagttattattaataatatgtatgtatgtatgtattaataTATACTAAATAATTACTGCAtttaagcacaaaatatgaattttaGATTTAATACATACTACACTTCTGCACTGAATGTAAAACCGTTTGTACATTCCCAAGAAATCCATAAAGTCTACAGCTGTTGGCAAATTGtggacagggaaaaaaaaaaaaaaaagatatcagGAACAATGTCAATACACTATGAACTGTAACCATGTAAACATCCCAGCcaatcatataaaaaaaaaaattacactatAAGAACAAaggtattgggacacacctccaTCTCTGAATTTTGGCATTTTATTCAGTTCCATTGCTaaaggtgtaaaaaaaaaaaaaacaaaaaccaaaaaacaaacaaacaaaaaaaaaacgtgtgtgtgtatatatgtatatatatatatatatatatatatatatatatatatatatatatatatacacacacacatatacacacacacatatatatatacacacacacacattatatatatatatatatacacacacacacactatatatatatatatatatatatatatatatatatatatatatatacacacacacacacacacacacacacacacacacacacacacacacatatatatatatatatatatatatatatatatatatatatatatatatatatatatatatatatatatatatacatacacacacacacacacacacacacatacatacacatacatatatacacacacacatatatatatatatacataaataaaatgtttccatggccaagcagctgcatgcaagcctttcATTGATAAGTACAATGCCAACTGTTCAACGGAGttgaacttgactgacctgcacagagtcctgacaaCTTTGGGATGAACGAGAATGAAaattgcaagccaggccctctcgtacaacatcagtgcctgacctcacaaatactctACTGGACAAATGGGCAAGAATTCCCACACGTACTCTTGCAGAAAGCTGCCCAGAATAGAGTCTAAGCTATTTGAGCTGCAAAGGTGGAACCACtcccatattaatgcctatggatttagaatgggatgtcataaaatttCCTCTAGgcgtaatgtgtaggtgtcacaatacttttgttcatataACGTGTACtacacatatatgtacatacatgaaataaaataacatgtatatatatataaaaaaaaaatcagtactCACAACTatttatgtctttatttttggCTCTGAGTTCATCTGTGACATATCGCTCTAGCATGCCTCTTCATTTGTaccccaaaacaaaaaaaaaatttattcattttcacagGTTGTTATAATAAAGTATGTGAAAGTATATAATAACAACTGTACAAGAGGTAGACAAGGACAAGAAATGATgggtaaaaatataataatactcAGTATAACCTGAATCACACTGTGGATTCAATTACATATGGtaagttatttttaaaacacattagtAATATTTTGCTTGCAGTTCAGGTTGTGAGAATGCAGATGGCATCAAAAAAGCCACGGCTGAACCACAGCATTACTTGAATTCATAACTGGTTTGCACGAAGGAAGTAAATAGTTTCAATATGGGTAGGTGGGAAGATAGAACAACTCAAAGGTAAGTTTCAGTAACAAGCAGTAGTCAGATTTCCTGAAGCTCTTGGAACAAATGTTTACCTGCTAAAATTGGGGAAAAGATCAGAGAAAACACCAATCACTTCTTCTTTGCTTATTCCACCACTTCTATCCTGGGTAAATCAACACATACATAAATGCTAAATCAGTAAGACTTTAACATTCCCCAAACATTATCACCATGTTGTGTTTTACTTATATGTAGCCAGACCAGGAAAATATTAATTTCTCTCCAGACAGGTTTTTACAATTGTGCTGCAATTCCTTCTGGTTACCCCTTAAACACTTCTTACAACAAGTGCATTATCTGTCAATTTATACTCTACTTGTATAGAGTTTATCAATATTCTCATGTATATGCTAATCAGTCCGCCTACAGAACACCTATGCTCATATTAAGTAAACCACAAACTTGTGCTAATTACATTCAAAGAGTCATTTTAAATGGGATGAACCATTGTGAAAAACCGAGGGGTTACCTTGTCTCGACAGTCGTATTTTTTGCGTGCTTCAGCAATTTGTCGAGGAGACAGCTCCTACGTAAACAACACTCTTTTAATGTGAACGTATGTGATTTATATTGTGCATCAATGTCAATGTGCATTAAAGGCAGCTGGACACTAACTTCATTAAGCAATGAAATTAACCTGTTAGACACACTTATCCTAAGATGATTTTTACACATAGCTTGGAACAAAAGCAGAGAGTTCAGCTCATTGGCCATATTGAGAAATGGTAAGATAGGACAGGAGCTTAGCATTTGTGTCTCTGTGTAGAATTAAGCAAAGAAATGTGAAGACACAGTACTCTAAACTACAGAACAAAGAACAGAACGTGGAGAAGTAGGACAAACTTGTTTTGCAAAACCTAACTGAAcaggaaatatttttttcataacacAATCTCAACACTCCTTTAATTTACATCATGCTTCCCTTGCGTGACCTAAATAATAAAGTTGGGGCAGAAACATGTGGGGGTTAGACAGAGATATGAATCAGCTCAAGACATGTTCTGCAACCACATCTTAAAACAGTTCAGCTGATGGCATTATCACAAGCTTGGATGTGCTCCTGATACTGTAAGTCATATGCATGGTTACTGTACTCTGTAGGTGTATAAAATGGGTTATGGATGAAGATAAATTACCTTGGGAATATGCATTACTCGATCACCCTGTgtcaaaaagagagagagaaaaggttgacatttcaccatgaaataCCATGAAACACCATGAAAAGTCAGCAGTTAAGCTCACCTCAGAGAAGATGGAGGGTTTCTCTTTATGCCGACCCCTCTTAATTAACTCAAGAAGGAGAGCCGTGCTCTTGTTCCCTTCTGATTCAGAGAGGCCGAGCTCTTTGAACAAACTTTCACGACTATCAAGCCCATTTAACTGGAAAAGACAAGAAATATaaattacttttactgtaaattataGAATGTGTTCTTTATTGCGGGAATAGATCTAAAAGTGAGCTTAATTGTGTATTTGAACAAAACCTGAACAAGaatatacattatatggacaaaGTAGTGAGACACCCTTCCTACTTATCAGGTTGATGTATCTCAGTCACATCCATTTTAATTTAACAGGTGGTTAAATTAAGTGCACAGCCTTGCAATCTCAATAGACAAAACACTgacagtagaatgggttgtactgatgagctcagtgacttaaaatatggcactgtcataggatgccattGCTGCCACTAGTCAGTTTGTTAAATTTCtatcctgctagatctgcccctgtcaactgtaagtgctattaatgtgaaatggaagcatcaaGGAACAACAATAGCTTAGCTGCAAAGCagcagaccatgcaaactcacaagTGCCAAGTGCTTAAGTGCACAGTGCTTATCCTCATCTACTAAAAGAGTTGCAAactgcctctgaaagcaacaGCAAAAGAACTAGATTttaggagcttcacaaaatgtgAAGCTACACATAAGCcaaagatcaaaatgcacaatgccaagtgtcgggcTGGGGGTGGGGGAAGCAGTAGAGGTGTAAAGCATGCttccactggactctagagcagtggaaacacgttttgtggagtgatgaatcatgcttttctatctgtcagtctgatggaccattctgggtttggcaaatgccaggagaactcCATCTGCTTGACTGCGTTGTGCCAGCTGTAGTGTTAGgtggagggataatgctatggggttgtttttcaggggctgGCCtaggacccttagttccagtgaagggaaatcataatgcttcagcagaccaagacattttggacaattgcatgtttccaactttgtgggaacaatttggggaaggcccttttctgttccaccatgactgagccccagtgcacaaagcaaggtccataaaggtatggctgagtgagtttggtgtgaagaacttgactggcctgcacagagccctgacctcaaccctactgatcacctttgggatgaactagcaTGGAGATTACAAGCCAGGCCCTTTCgtccaacatcattgtctgacctcacaaatgctcctcTGGATGAATGAGCATTCCCAAAAGAGtggaaactgttatagctgcaaagctgggaccaactccatatcaAGGTCtctggattaagaatgggatgtcatctcttgtaggtgtaatgtgttgGGGTCCCAATACTTTAGTCCATGTAGTGCATGTTTAAACAGCCTAcgttttgttcagttttgtctGGTTAATGGTGAATAACACAAAAATGTTACCGTGTTAATTTCTGGTTCAAAAACTGCAAGAGTGAAGTCTAAATTGAAGACTTGAAGAAAGTCAGTGATTAAACTGGCCACAAGACGCCCTGCAAGAAATGAACCACATTTATGAAGACTACAGTTCAACTCTGGACTCTGAGGAGATAACTCATCACAATTTAACTTACCATCTTTTGAGTTGAGacactttttcagattttcgTTTACAAGTGGGGTTTTATTCTAGAAAGGACAATAATAGTAACTCAGTATGGTTTAAAAGCAAAACAAGGCTttagttggcttcctattcgctaCTGACTGAAATTTAAAGTGCAACAaaaattttgaataaaaagcTGGCGAACAAGCAGCGAACGTCAGCATCCGTTTAGAGAACATAAACGGAAAGGTGTACGTTCCACAATGCAAAATCTACTAACTTAATAAACTAAAACATAATCCTCTGTTGAAGATGAAAATGCACGCCGTTACCTCAACTTTGTCCTGCTCCTCTAAAGCAAGAAACACCGCAGCTCGAAGCTCAGCCTGTAAAACAAGACGATTTTCACTCAAGTTACGAttctgaagtcagcttcttctTTTCGACGGTTCTTGCTAGAATTTTCCCgttgcaccttaaatggtgcagtagttacataGCCTGGTGCGCCTCAGTCTGTCTTAAttactgcatcatttaaggtggaactggaaaattcgaaCGGGACCTGGCGAATAAGAAGTTGACTTAAGCTGGGAACTGACGTTTACATATAACGACTTGTTCATAAATACTACACAAATACTAAGATGTATAGGTTAGCGTAAAAGTCAGAGTGTGGAGGAAGCAGGCTTTTTCTTCGTGTCGTCACTTTGCTGCAATCCAGTCGTTAAGCCATAGTTACGGTTTGTTGTCAGTCagtttagctagctagctaactagttaGCCACAACTTTAGCAGTAGCGTTAACTTACTTTGCTACCTTTCTAATAATTACCAAACATTCAATGGTATTTCCTTTTAAGAAGCAGTGCTTATTAAAAGCTAGGTGTGAAGTACCACCGCAAACGTACCTTAATTTTGTTCAAAACGCCATTGTTTTCTAAATTCTGAATCAGTAGGTCTCTCAGTTCCGTGTCCTCCTCTGTAGCAGACATCTTCTCTCACTGTCATGTGACCGCACGTCGCCCTCTGGCGGCTGTTTTTCATAACTACAACCAGAGAATGACGAGCGTCCTCCCGTCCTCCCGTCCTCCCGTCCTCCCGTCCTCCCGTCCTCCCGTCCTCGCGTCCTCCCGTCCTCCCGTCCTCCCGTCCTCCCGTCCTCCCGTCCTCCCTCAGCCTGTCCACTTCCTGGTTCCCCCATTATAACCAAAACGAGTccgctaaacagcagagggcgcccgcgagcaatgaatgggagtaaaagGCGCTAAACGGCtaaaattaaaagtttaaatagTTTCTAAGCATTCGCCCAGgacttttctttaattttagaaagtagagtGATGTATTTCGCTAAAAAACAATATTCcctaaaaaacttaaaaaaataccaaaatatttcttttttttccacagcaaACGTGTTTTGGGCCGCAGGacgttagcattactgctaattGGTGCTTCtcttgatgtttttattttccgtCCATGCTGGCTCTATTCCCTACTATAGGTGCCTCCTATGGCCATGCTGGCAAAAATATACACTGTAAAGTATAATGTAATTTTATAGTGtaattttaaatagaaaatgaagtgaaacaaaACAGTCCAGTCCAAACCTGCAGTGAGGTTTGTGAGACATTCTTTAACACAGAGTACCAGAACATATAGGATGCATTGGGGACATCAACTTTATTAATACTAACTTAAATATCATTTGGTACTGtgatatatttggaaaatgtCATGAAATCTGAATGAATcagttaaataaaatgataaacctcaaaagtcagagatgtgACCAATCATACAGCAGTATCATCAGCAGTTTAACACAAAAAAGCAATTAGAAACTCATTTTAATGACTAAAATCTGTACAACTGACCTCCCTCTTTTGCCCATAGTAGGGATTATTTCTAGTAATGTGGGTTAATACTGTGGTCCATCTGGAAAATATGATATGGTATAAAATAATTGGAATACTTTATACTCATTTTTCCTTCAcaacttttgctgtttttgctgattattgtttttttttactgtctcATAAGGACCAGAAGGACAGAGGCAGGGAGACATCCGTTGTGGCAACACAAGTTTTTATTGAGTAAGAGATGTCAACACCAGCATGATAAAAATTGTACAAAGTtcacaatttcaaaatgaaatatCACTGCAACGTGTGATCTTAAACATTTACAGCAAAAAGTATCATATCAACAAAAATCATGCcatgtgataaaaaaaaaatgataat
This genomic interval from Pygocentrus nattereri isolate fPygNat1 chromosome 4, fPygNat1.pri, whole genome shotgun sequence contains the following:
- the cep43 gene encoding FGFR1 oncogene partner isoform X2 — its product is MSATEEDTELRDLLIQNLENNGVLNKIKAELRAAVFLALEEQDKVENKTPLVNENLKKCLNSKDGRLVASLITDFLQVFNLDFTLAVFEPEINTLNGLDSRESLFKELGLSESEGNKSTALLLELIKRGRHKEKPSIFSEGDRVMHIPKELSPRQIAEARKKYDCRDKDRSGGISKEEVIGVFSDLFPNFSRGMLERYVTDELRAKNKDINSSVDFMDFLGMYKRFYIQCRSVVTTDTSDAVPTLSKVSEDRISSSPTSKDVEIPRYKGFIKPSAAQEEPPGPQAGELLLSHSELLGSQKNRALVQVPSGAGEGLAASRVDPMILRTSLDLGLEDEEEEGDSFFDDPLPKPQKTYGCMPSTDKPYSGQRHSEKSFSQKESQHLQREESLAGPSFSQMRRGTSLNDLSAIGSDTEGDTEDVFSDRENKRSPDSEFRRAESAKTAGRTPSPLSDTPPLKSVGGSLSAENSQRDPVSCKSGTSNSKEKSLHDFKALNEKTTSPLLDEDLDYDDDFNSHRSDNSKSELSIGEEIEEVSIEGPDLSDKLDEITQDVSLSQLSQGAADYMEDVA
- the cep43 gene encoding FGFR1 oncogene partner isoform X7 — encoded protein: MSATEEDTELRDLLIQNLENNGVLNKIKAELRAAVFLALEEQDKVENKTPLVNENLKKCLNSKDGRLVASLITDFLQVFNLDFTLAVFEPEINTLNGLDSRESLFKELGLSESEGNKSTALLLELIKRGRHKEKPSIFSEGDRVMHIPKELSPRQIAEARKKYDCRDKDRSGGISKEEVIGVFSDLFPNFSRGMLERYVTDELRAKNKDINSSVDFMDFLGMYKRFYIQCRSVVTTDTSDAVPTLSKVSEDRISSSPTSKDVEIPRYKGFIKPSAAQEEPPGPQAGELLLSHSELLGSQKNRALVQVPSGAGEGLAASRVDPMILRTSLDLGLEDEEEEGDSFFDDPLPKPQKTYGCMPSTDKPYSGQRHSEKSFSQKDLSAIGSDTEGDTEDVFSDRENKRSPDSEFRRAESAKTAGRTPSPLSDTPPLKSVGGSLSAENSQRDPVSCKSGTSNSKEKSLHDFKALNEKTTSPLLDEDLDYDDDFNSHRSDNSKSELSIGEEIEEVSIEGPDLSDKLDEITQDVSLSQLSQGAADYMEDVA
- the cep43 gene encoding FGFR1 oncogene partner isoform X4; amino-acid sequence: MSATEEDTELRDLLIQNLENNGVLNKIKAELRAAVFLALEEQDKVENKTPLVNENLKKCLNSKDGRLVASLITDFLQVFNLDFTLAVFEPEINTLNGLDSRESLFKELGLSESEGNKSTALLLELIKRGRHKEKPSIFSEGDRVMHIPKELSPRQIAEARKKYDCRDKDRSGGISKEEVIGVFSDLFPNFSRGMLERYVTDELRAKNKDINSSVDFMDFLGMYKRFYIQCRSVVTTDTSDAVPTLSKVSEDRISSSPTSKDVEIPRYKGFIKPSAAQEEPPGPQAGELLLSHSELLGSQKNRALVQVPSGAGEGLAASRVDPMILRTSLDLGLEDEEEEGDSFFDDPLPKPQKTYGWSQHLQREESLAGPSFSQMRRGTSLNDLSAIGSDTEGDTEDVFSDRENKRSPDSEFRRAESAKTAGRTPSPLSDTPPLKSVGGSLSAENSQRDPVSCKSGTSNSKEKSLHDFKALNEKTTSPLLDEDLDYDDDFNSHRSDNSKSELSIGEEIEEVSIEGPDLSDKLDEITQDVSLSQLSQGAADYMEDVA
- the cep43 gene encoding FGFR1 oncogene partner isoform X3 — protein: MSATEEDTELRDLLIQNLENNGVLNKIKAELRAAVFLALEEQDKVENKTPLVNENLKKCLNSKDGRLVASLITDFLQVFNLDFTLAVFEPEINTLNGLDSRESLFKELGLSESEGNKSTALLLELIKRGRHKEKPSIFSEGDRVMHIPKELSPRQIAEARKKYDCRDKDRSGGISKEEVIGVFSDLFPNFSRGMLERYVTDELRAKNKDINSSVDFMDFLGMYKRFYIQCRSVVTTDTSDAVPTLSKVSEDRISSSPTSKIPRYKGFIKPSAAQEEPPGPQAGELLLSHSELLGSQKNRALVQVPSGAGEGLAASRVDPMILRTSLDLGLEDEEEEGDSFFDDPLPKPQKTYGCSMPSTDKPYSGQRHSEKSFSQKESQHLQREESLAGPSFSQMRRGTSLNDLSAIGSDTEGDTEDVFSDRENKRSPDSEFRRAESAKTAGRTPSPLSDTPPLKSVGGSLSAENSQRDPVSCKSGTSNSKEKSLHDFKALNEKTTSPLLDEDLDYDDDFNSHRSDNSKSELSIGEEIEEVSIEGPDLSDKLDEITQDVSLSQLSQGAADYMEDVA
- the cep43 gene encoding FGFR1 oncogene partner isoform X1, which encodes MSATEEDTELRDLLIQNLENNGVLNKIKAELRAAVFLALEEQDKVENKTPLVNENLKKCLNSKDGRLVASLITDFLQVFNLDFTLAVFEPEINTLNGLDSRESLFKELGLSESEGNKSTALLLELIKRGRHKEKPSIFSEGDRVMHIPKELSPRQIAEARKKYDCRDKDRSGGISKEEVIGVFSDLFPNFSRGMLERYVTDELRAKNKDINSSVDFMDFLGMYKRFYIQCRSVVTTDTSDAVPTLSKVSEDRISSSPTSKDVEIPRYKGFIKPSAAQEEPPGPQAGELLLSHSELLGSQKNRALVQVPSGAGEGLAASRVDPMILRTSLDLGLEDEEEEGDSFFDDPLPKPQKTYGCSMPSTDKPYSGQRHSEKSFSQKESQHLQREESLAGPSFSQMRRGTSLNDLSAIGSDTEGDTEDVFSDRENKRSPDSEFRRAESAKTAGRTPSPLSDTPPLKSVGGSLSAENSQRDPVSCKSGTSNSKEKSLHDFKALNEKTTSPLLDEDLDYDDDFNSHRSDNSKSELSIGEEIEEVSIEGPDLSDKLDEITQDVSLSQLSQGAADYMEDVA
- the cep43 gene encoding FGFR1 oncogene partner isoform X5: MSATEEDTELRDLLIQNLENNGVLNKIKAELRAAVFLALEEQDKVENKTPLVNENLKKCLNSKDGRLVASLITDFLQVFNLDFTLAVFEPEINTLNGLDSRESLFKELGLSESEGNKSTALLLELIKRGRHKEKPSIFSEGDRVMHIPKELSPRQIAEARKKYDCRDKDRSGGISKEEVIGVFSDLFPNFSRGMLERYVTDELRAKNKDINSSVDFMDFLGMYKRFYIQCRSVVTTDTSDAVPTLSKVSEDRISSSPTSKAGELLLSHSELLGSQKNRALVQVPSGAGEGLAASRVDPMILRTSLDLGLEDEEEEGDSFFDDPLPKPQKTYGCSMPSTDKPYSGQRHSEKSFSQKESQHLQREESLAGPSFSQMRRGTSLNDLSAIGSDTEGDTEDVFSDRENKRSPDSEFRRAESAKTAGRTPSPLSDTPPLKSVGGSLSAENSQRDPVSCKSGTSNSKEKSLHDFKALNEKTTSPLLDEDLDYDDDFNSHRSDNSKSELSIGEEIEEVSIEGPDLSDKLDEITQDVSLSQLSQGAADYMEDVA